From Oryza sativa Japonica Group chromosome 4, ASM3414082v1, one genomic window encodes:
- the LOC4336004 gene encoding 7-deoxyloganetin glucosyltransferase, producing the protein MGSIAADGDKPHAVCMPFPAQGHVTPMLKLAKILHHRGFHITFVNTEFNHRRLLRSRGAAALDGLPGFRFAAIPDGLPPSDADATQDVPPLCRSTRETCLPHFSRLLADLNANASPESPPVTCVVADDVMSFAVDAAREFRVPCALFWTASVCGYMGYRYYRSFLDKGIFPLKEEQLTNGFLDAPVDWTPGMSKHLRLKDFPSFFRATDPDEYMFHFALHVTERLAEADAAVLNTFDELEPEALDAMRAMLPPSVSIHTIGPLGFLAEQVVPKGSPLDALGSNLWKEDDSCFGWLDGKPPRSVVFVNYGSVTVMTNEELVEFAWGLANSGHDFLWIVRPDLIHGDAAVLPPEFMESVGGRGLLASWCPQEAVLRHEAVGVFLTHSGWNSTVESLCGGVPMLCWPFFAEQQTNRRYSCTEWGVAMEIDDDVRRDAVEAKIREAMGGDKGREMRRRAGEWKETGLRATRPGGRAHASLDALVADVLLSGGKAR; encoded by the exons ATGGGCTCCatcgcggccgacggcgacaaGCCGCACGCCGTGTGCATGCCGTTCCCGGCGCAGGGGCACGTCACGCCCATGCTGAAGCTCGCCAAGATCCTCCACCACCGTGGCTTCCACATCACCTTCGTCAACACCGAGTtcaaccaccgccgcctcctccgctcccgcggcgccgccgcgctggacGGCCTCCCGGGGTTCCGCTTCGCCGCCATCCCGGACGGCCTCCCGCCGTCCGACGCCGACGCGACGCAGGACGTGCCCCCGCTCTGCCGCTCCACCAGGGAGACGTGCCTCCCTCACTtcagccgcctcctcgccgacctcaACGCCAACGCCTCCCCCGAGTCCCCGCCCGTCACgtgcgtcgtcgccgacgacgtcATGAgcttcgccgtcgacgccgccaggGAGTTCCGCGTGCCGTGCGCGCTCTTCTGGACGGCCAGCGTCTGCGGCTACATGGGCTACCGCTACTACCGTTCCTTCCTCGACAAGGGCATCTTCCCGCTCAAAG AGGAGCAGCTGACGAACGGGTTCTTGGACGCGCCGGTGGACTGGACGCCGGGGATGAGCAAGCACCTGCGGCTCAAGGACTTCCCGTCGTTCTTCCGCGCGACGGACCCCGACGAGTACATGTTCCACTTCGCGCTCCACGTGACGGAGCGGCTGGCGGAGGCGGACGCCGCCGTGCTCAACACCTTCGACGAGCTCGAGCCGGAGGCGCTCGACGCGATGCGCGCGATGCTGCCGCCGTCGGTGTCCATCCACACCATCGGCCCGCTCGGGTTCCTCGCCGAGCAGGTCGTTCCCAAGGGGAGCCCCCTCGACGCGCTGGGCTCCAACCTGTGGAAGGAGGACGACTCCTGCTTCGGCTGGCTCGACGGCAAGCCGCCCCGGTCGGTGGTGTTCGTTAACTACGGCAGCGTCACGGTGATGACGAACGAGGAGCTGGTTGAGTTCGCGTGGGGGCTCGCCAACAGCGGCCACGACTTCCTGTGGATCGTCCGCCCCGACCTCATCCACGGCGATGCCGCCGTGCTGCCGCCGGAGTTCATGGAGTCCGTCGGGGGGCGCGGCCTGCTGGCGAGCTGGTGCCCGCAGGAGGCGGTGCTGCGGCACGAGGCGGTGGGCGTGTTCCTGACGCACTCCGGCTGGAACTCGACGGTGGAGAGCCTCTGCGGCGGGGTGCCGATGCTGTGCTGGCCGTTCTTCGCGGAGCAGCAGACCAACCGCCGGTACAGCTGCACCGAGTGGGGCGTCGCCATGGAGATCGACGACGACGTGCGGCGCGACGCGGTGGAGGCCAAGATACGGGAGGCGATGGGAGGAGACAAGGGCCGGGAGATGCGCCGCCGGGCGGGCGAGTGGAAGGAGACCGGCCTCCGCGCGACGCGCCCCGGCGGCCGCGCGCACGCCAGCCTCGACGCGCTGGTCGCCGACGTCCTCCTCTCCGGTGGCAAGGCTCGGTAG
- the LOC136356221 gene encoding uncharacterized protein yields MHGGAPLDGVRAGRTRAAGRPASRPRPPRPPASGHRPRNARSHPHRRPPIGVRSLPARNPPPPPRPLAGVGVGSSVLACPPSASAPATPAAIPAAGRSSASAPPPPAARRRLRARPPAISPALCHRPPATPASSPALRHRPHAAAASFPARRV; encoded by the coding sequence ATGCACGGCGGCGCGCCTCTCGACGGCGTGCGCGCGGGGAGGACGAGGGCGGCGGGACGGCCGGCGTCGAGGCCTCGGCCTCCGCGCCCGCCCGCCTCCGGCCACCGCCCCCGCAACGCCCGTAGCCatccccaccgccggccgcccaTCGGCGTCCGCTCCTTGCCCGCCcgcaacccgccgccgcctccgcgcccgcttgccggcgtcggcgtcggctcctCGGTCCTCGCCTGCCCGCCTTCGGCTTCCGCCCCCGCAACGCCCGcagccatccccgccgccggccgctcgtcggcgtccgctcctcccccgcccgcagcccgccgccgcctccgcgcccgccCGCCGGCAATCTCCCCGGCGCTCTGCCAtcgcccgcccgccacccccgcgtcctccccggcgctccgccaccgcccgcacgccgccgcggcgtccttCCCCGCACGACgcgtttga